A region from the Melioribacter roseus P3M-2 genome encodes:
- a CDS encoding FAD-dependent oxidoreductase: MYSPKNIVIIGGNAAGPAAAAKAKRVNPDSNVILFEAGRFISTGTCELPYALSGEISDAMKLVFFDSESFEQKGVKVYVDHLVEKIDRRRKTVTVLNKASNQKIEYPYDRLILTTGSKPVYIPKFDKSLDNLFTLKSVSDLIKLDKFLSNNSQIRNVAVIGAGYIGLETAEAFRKKGFAVKLFERENLPLPNSGVEIGNIIAEILKENNIEFYGQAVDIEPVIKDNTVKAIKHQGWTIEVDMVLLAAGVKPNNNLAAAAGLTLGEFGGLKVDSRCKTSDPNIFAAGDNIEVKNSITNRYDYIPLATIARDYGHIAGENAAGGNAIARGIVPNVALKLFDYYIATVGINRAKARKYNLNVESVYATAPNLVKVMPGSRNGFGKILFDKYTGNIFGAQFIGGKEVAGHADIVSVFINNKIPVYKLSDIDYNYTPPLSPFINILSILGRKAKEVKK; this comes from the coding sequence TTGTACTCGCCAAAAAATATCGTTATTATAGGAGGTAACGCCGCAGGACCGGCTGCCGCTGCAAAGGCTAAACGAGTTAACCCGGATTCAAATGTAATATTATTTGAAGCTGGCCGTTTCATTTCGACCGGCACGTGCGAACTGCCTTATGCTCTTTCGGGCGAAATTTCCGACGCAATGAAATTGGTGTTTTTCGATTCGGAAAGCTTCGAACAAAAAGGCGTTAAAGTTTATGTCGACCATCTTGTCGAAAAAATCGACAGACGCCGAAAAACCGTTACCGTTTTAAATAAAGCTTCTAATCAAAAAATTGAATATCCATACGACAGATTAATTCTTACAACGGGTTCTAAACCGGTATACATCCCGAAATTCGATAAATCGCTCGACAATCTCTTCACATTGAAAAGCGTATCCGACTTAATTAAACTGGATAAATTTTTAAGCAATAACAGCCAGATAAGAAACGTTGCCGTTATTGGAGCCGGTTATATCGGATTGGAAACGGCCGAAGCATTCAGAAAAAAAGGTTTTGCAGTCAAACTATTTGAAAGAGAAAATTTACCGTTGCCCAATTCTGGCGTTGAAATCGGCAATATTATAGCGGAAATCCTGAAAGAAAACAATATCGAATTTTACGGACAGGCTGTTGATATCGAACCGGTTATAAAGGACAATACGGTAAAGGCAATAAAACATCAGGGCTGGACTATCGAAGTCGATATGGTATTGCTTGCCGCGGGCGTAAAACCTAATAACAATCTGGCTGCGGCTGCGGGACTGACACTGGGCGAATTCGGAGGATTGAAAGTCGATTCGCGCTGCAAGACCTCGGACCCGAACATTTTTGCCGCGGGCGACAATATCGAAGTTAAAAACAGTATTACGAACAGATACGATTATATACCCCTTGCGACAATCGCCAGGGACTACGGTCATATTGCAGGCGAAAATGCAGCCGGCGGGAATGCTATAGCGCGCGGCATTGTTCCGAACGTCGCCTTGAAACTTTTCGATTACTATATTGCCACAGTAGGAATCAACCGCGCTAAAGCGCGTAAATATAATCTTAATGTCGAATCCGTTTATGCCACGGCTCCCAATCTTGTAAAGGTTATGCCCGGCAGCCGGAACGGCTTCGGTAAAATATTATTCGATAAGTATACCGGCAATATTTTCGGAGCTCAGTTTATCGGCGGAAAAGAAGTTGCAGGACATGCGGATATCGTTTCCGTTTTTATTAATAATAAAATACCTGTATATAAATTGAGCGATATCG